GCTGCTGGTAATAGCAATGCTGGTGTGATAATAAGCTCCAGCAGATTCTCATGGCCAGTGATTATGACTGAGTCCCCAAGAAATTCAAAATCATAAACTACCGTTAAGGCATGCAAGTGTCATGCATGACAATAAGTAACCGTGTTAGACATTTTGTCACCGTGACAAGTACCTGAGAGGAACAATGGAAAAGGATCACAGTTCAAAGGTCTGTGATCAGCTAGCTCCACTGCTTTTCACCAGAAACGAGACAGAATACCACAGACGTGGGAATGTGCAGCAGAGGCCGGTGACGATCTCATGGCAGCCCTGAAGCCCAAAGAGACCGACAAGAAAGGACTGGAGACAAGGTAGACAAGGCTTACCCTTGTCTAGTGATCCACTTCCTCTAGCTAGGATCTGCCTTCCACAGTATCCACTAGCCAATAGCACCTTCCATTATGAATTCATCAAATGAGTAAGTTAAAGGCCCATTGGCCCCTTCCCCAAAGTTCCACCTCTGGGCACTGGTGCATCAGTAGTCAAGTCTTCAACACACAGCCCAGCAGGGGACTTTTAATCTCCAAACCACATTGGGAGCTTTTGGACAAGTTAGCAACCATGACTAAACCATTAGACAGACACATTGTGTGATGTGTGCTGCTTAAACATGGCACAGCGTAAGTATTGATAAGAGCAATGTGTAATAAAGACCCAAGTTCTTTAATTCTATTAGACTTTCTCATGGGCTTATAAAAGAtgataatgcaaaaaaaaaagaaagaaagaaagaaaaagagagtaagggagtgtggtagtttgaatgtaattggccccccaCAAGCTCATGGGGCGTgccactgttaggaggtgtggttttgttggagaaggtatgaccttgttgaaggaagtgtatcactgtgagggtgggctttgagatctcatatatactcaagccatgcccagtgtctcagaccacttcctgttgccctcGGGATCACGATgtagcttcttctccagcaccatgtcttcctgtatGCTGCCATATCCtgccaggatgataatggactaaacctataAAACTGTAagacacccaattaaatgttttcctttataagaaaaaaaaagaaagaaataccaaaaaggggggaaggggggctggagagatggctcaaagttaagagcactgactgctcttctagagaacctgggttcaattcccagcacacacatgttaactcacacctgtctgtaactccagttcctggggatctgacaccttcataccaacacacataaaataaagttaaatattaaaaaaaaagaagacgaagaagaaaagaaaaacaaacaaaaaacacaaaccaaaaagccAGGGTAGAGTAGCAGCTTCTTCCAACAGTTCAGGGTTAGCTAGTAACTCTGCCACTCAGATGGGGCCAAGTAGTGGGCTGCTGGCCTTGTCTGTGATCTTTAGAAAGCTGCCCACCTCTACCCCAGCACttgctccctgtctctgtctctcttcaccTGGGGCTTCAATGCCTGCACGGAAGTCAtgttctccagcccccagctcccCAGGAGCTCCTGCAATACCCTGGGTGAGGGGAGGGGCCTGGTGACCCCCTAGTCACATCCCACAGAATACCTAGCTTTCTCTGTTGGTGCTCACAGCCACTGTGCCTTTAAGGCCTGCTGTTCAGTGCCAGGGTCTTGACCCCAGCATCCTCAGCTGAGTTGGATTAAGGACCATTCCGTGCCTTTTGTGAATTCCTTCTCGCATCAGTTCCCTCCCACACGGAGACAGAGTAGCCTGGAGCCCCAACCATTCTGCCAAAGGCAACCAGAGAACTGGTCTCTCCTGACAGCCTTGCCCCTTCAAGAGTAAAGGCTGCTTCTTTGATAGGTGGCTTGTGACGAGGGAGTGGACCCTCACGGGTCTTGGGCTATCACAGGATCTCCAGAAAGCCATGCAGAATCTTAAGCCATGAAGGACTATTCCGATGTCATCCTCTGTCCAGAGGCAAATGAGCTGAGCAAGGTAAGGCTCACATGGAACCCCCCTCCCAAGATCCCATGCCCCCAGTGAACCTACCTGCCACAGCCCGTaagcctctgccttccattccAGACAGAGTTCTGCAATCCTGCTTTTGATCCTGAAGCAGGGCCTTCTTGCCCTGCACCAGCCTTACAGAAAAATGCCAGCAGCAGCCTCAAAGCTCCCTGGCATGGTAACTATCTCAGGGGTTGGTCAGGCATAGAAGGAAGCCCAAGGTGTGAGGGGTATCTCATGTAGGAGTGCCTCTGAAAAGCCCACTGTGTTCTTCCCACAGCCCAGCATCTCCGAAGGCTACAACCAGACTGCCATTTCTCCTGGCTCTGTATCCTGCTGCTCAGTGGCCTTCTGGTCCTGCTGCTGGGGCTACTGGTGGCTATCATCCTGGCTCGTAAGTCCTTGGGAGGACTTTATATGGAGAGTTCATGAACTGTTCTATCAACCTCCAGGGACCTGCTCCTCTAAATAACACTTCTCTATCCTCCTGCCCCCAGAATTTCAGGCTACATCCCTCCCCAGGACAACCCAGAGCCCACTGCCCACTCGAGGCCTCGCCCCCAAGGGTGGCATTTCTAGCACCACCCCTAATGCCAggactaccaccaccaccacctctccaGCAACCACACAGCAGCAGGAGGTGGCCATGAGCCCTACACACCAGATCAGTGAGTTCTAAGGGCATTCTTCTGGAGAAGGCCCAAGGTGGCAGTGGGGAGGAAAAGCCTGGAAGAGGAACACTGGGAGTGGGGGAAAGTCCTCTCTCTCCTATTGACCTCTGAACCCTATCCTCCATCATCTGCAGCCTGTGGAGGCCTCCTTCATGGTCCAAGGGGTTTCTTCAGCAGCCCCAACTACCCAGACCTTTACCCACCCCACAGCCACTGTGTCTGGCATATCCAGGTAGCCACAGGCCAGACTATACAGCTCAAGATTCAAGCCCTCAGCATAGAAGGTGTGCCTGCCTGTCTTTTTGATCGCTTGGAAATTGCCCCAGAGCCTTCAGGCTCTCTCCTCAGGTGGGTCCCTCTGCTTCCAGGGGATCCCACTTGTCTGAagggtggagaaagaggaagcagaagcaaaaatCTAGATGGAAACAAACAGAACTGATCTCTGACCCCTTCTGCCAGCACCTTGTTGTCCTGTGGCCTAGGCAAAGTCACTTCCCCTCTCCagtcccttcctttttctttctttttttttgtgggggaggggaatccaagacagggtgtctctgtgcaacagtcctgactgtcctagaactcctgGCCTTAAACGcactaagatccacctgcctctgcctcctaagtgctgggattaaaggtgtgtgccaccactgctagACTCTGATCTATTTCTTACCTGAGTTCAGAGCCTTTATCACTCCTAACCTGGATTTTTTACAGGGTGTGTGGTAAAACACCTCCTGCCACACTAAACACCAATGCCAGCCACCTCCGAGTGTCCTTCGTCTCTGATGATGATGTGGAAGGGTCTGGTTTCCAAGCCTGGTACCAAGCTGTAGCCCCGGGGCATTGTGAGTGACTTCCCATCATGTCCCCAGCAGCCTCCCTGTCAGCTATCCCAGCACTGGCAAAGGGGACGGAAACTCTGGGGGATTGTGACTCCAGATGGTTTGTGCCCTTTTCCAGGGAGCTGTGCCCAAAATGAGTTCCGCTGTGATGAGCTTCTCTGCCTGAAGCATGACTTAGTATGTGATGGCATTACCAACTGTGCCGATGGCAGTGACGAGGCCAACTGCAGTGCCAAGAACTTGGGTATGGGCCCAGCTAGGGACAGGGAAGCACATCTTTAGACTTCTGTTCTAGTTTGGGCTCCCTTACTCTGACCCAGAATTCTCTTGCCTGACCACTCATGTGCATTTGGCTTCTCTTCAGGGTGTGGAGGAAATCTGACTGGGCTCCATGGGGTGTTCTCTACTCCCAACTACCCACAGCACTACCCTCACCAACAGGTAAGTGCAGTGCCTTCTGGAAATGATATAGCACTCATGAGACACCAGGGTTCTTAGGTTTGTGTGCCTGGGAACAATATGCCTGAGTAAAATCAGTTCATGCTGGCCAGAAGAAAACATTGTTAAGCACCAACTGTATACCCAGATATTTCCATGCTGGGTAAACATATCTATCTCTAAGACCAGACAGTTTGAAGGGGCATTTATTTATCtatagacaaggtctcactctgtaacccatgCTGATCTTGTAACTGGTGAGAATCCTCCTGCCCTAGcccttccaagtgcttggattataggtatgagccaccatgccaggcctggggttttgtttgttttgagacaggatctcactatgtagccctgactggcctggaactcacagagatccacgtgcctctgcctgaaaataaaggtgtgcaccccagTACCTTCACCCCAGTCCCACGCCTGCtgggctgttttttgttttcccatgctGAGGAGCAACCCCAGGATCTTGTGCATGACAGATAAGTTCTTTACCACTGGACTATATCCCTGGtccttggcttttttgttgttgttttgttttggttggttggtttttggttttttgttttgttttgtttttgcttttgttttttggtccttagctttttgagacagtctctgtaTGTAGCTCAGGAAGCTGCTTTGGAACTTGACATATAGCtggggctgaccttgaactctgctcctaagcactggaattataggtgtaagccaccatgtctGATTGACTATTCCTATTTTAAGATGCACCAATGATGGAACATGAGGTAGACAACAGCCACTCACACCCTGCCTTGTATGCCCTGCCTCTGTGCATAGAAgaccaggctgaggcaggagaaggtTCCTGTGAGTTATCTCTCATATACCCTCCCCAGCTTTGCACCTGGTACATCTCAGTGCCCATGGAATACGGCATAGAACTACAGTTCCATAACTTCAGCCTGGAAGCACAGGCTGAGTGCAAGTTTGACTACGTGGAAGTGTATGAGGCCAGCAGTTCCAGGGCCTTCAGCTTCCTGGGCAGGTACCAACCAGGGCAACCCATGCCCCATCTGGCAGGCGGGGCTCCCTACACTAGGCTCAAGTGAGTCCCCAGCTTCACTGTCTATAAACTAAAGATCTCTTTACAGGTATCCTGAAACAGCATGTGCTTTCCTGCCCTACTCTTCCCATCTGTAGGGCCTTTGCCTTCCCCTATCTTCCCTGACTCTCCCCATCTCATACTTTCTGCAACAAATAGCATGTCTCCTTCCCCAGACCCTAAGCTCCATGAATCAGCAATCTTGTTCCCCATCGCTCCTGGCATGGCCAAGAGCCCAGCTCAGAGCCCCCAGGGCTGGGCAGTGGCCTGTGTCAGGATATGTTTCTGCTCTGCCCAGGTTCTGTGGCGCTAAGCCACCAGCCCCCCTCATCTCCTCACAGCACCAGCTGGCTGTAATCTTTAAGACGGATCTTGGTATCAGCAGTGGGGGCTTCTTAGCCACCTACCAGGCCATCAATACTTCAGAGAGTAGGTGCCCCTGGGCAGGTGGGTGTGGGCAACAGAAGCTTGTCCATGGAACATCCAAGGGTACCCTAGAGGGCAGTGGGTACAGGCACTATCATGCCCCTATGCCCACAGACCCTTGTGGGCCCAGAGAGTTCAGCCAGGATGGTGGATGTTGGGATCTGCAATGGATGTGTGACTTATGGAGAGACTGTGCAAATGACAGCAATGACAACAATTGCAGCAGTCACTTGTTCCCGCAAACAGGTAAGGAGCCTTACCCTGAGCAAGTCCTGCTGACCACAACAGGCTGGGTTCCTACCATACTCTCCtcacctccctttccttcccctttgaTAAGTTCATGCCTGGGCCCCTTTCCCCTCACCTTGGGACCACTTTACAGAGTCTTGGAGGGACTTTCAGCCCGTGTTGGCACTGTACACTAATGTCACCTGAAAGGGACATGGAATGTAGGAGTCAGTGGTGGGGTGTTGAGACTTATCTACCTTGTCACTCGCAGAGTCCCTCCCCACAGCCTGCTTAATAGATCACATGACAGAAGTGGTCCCCAGCGGGTACTCCACACTCCCTAAGATCAGAGGGGCCTACATGATGCACAGGCTGGCAAGTGTAGGCTCTGGAAAACAGCAGGGCTCCTTGGATTGTGTGAAACAGTTCTGTGGTATCCCTTGAGATATTCAGCAGAAGTCCATATGACCCATGGGAAATAAGGGCCCAGAGTCAGGCAATGTGTCATTCCCCACAGTGACCCAGCCCCTCCCCTTTACAGAACCGGCCTGTGAACCTGTCCAAGTGGAGATGTGCCTTGGACTAAGCTACAATACCACAGCATTCCCCAACATCTGGGTGGGCCTGGGCACCCAATCGGAGGTGGTGGACATCCTCAGAGGCTACAAGGTGCTGGGACAGAGGAGGGAGGCCATAGGAAGGCGTGGCTGCATGGGGACTAGACACCTGAGGTCTGCTCTCCCTCCCACAGAGTCTGACAAGTCTACCCTGCTACCAGAATTTCCGGAGGTTCCTTTGCGGGCTGCTCGTACCTCACTGTACCCCACTGGGCACTGTCTTACCCCCATGCCGCTCTGTCTGCCAGGAGGCAGAGCAACAGTGCCAGTCTAGCCTGGCACTACTGGGCACCCCCTGGCCCTTCAACTGCAACAGGCTGCCTGAGGCAGCTAGCCTGGAAGCTTGTTCCCAGCCGTGACCTGAAGCCAGCTCCTACCCTTTGCCTGCCCATCCTCCTCTATCTCTATATGGGCGGGCAGGGCAGGCAGAAAACAGAGGGAAGTGACCTGGCCATGAGactctccccatcctctctggtgctccccagggagaaggACTGGTTCCAATGCTGATCCTTCCCAGGGCTAATGGGACTATCCCATCTTCCCTGTACCTCTGCTGCACTCTTTCTTACCACGACAGCCCTAGGCAGTGCCAGGCCGGGTACTGTGCCGTTGGACAGCCCAGAGATTTCCTGTCCAAGTCTCTGACCCTGACTCCCTATCTTCTGCTTTCCCCCTTTCCATTTGAAAATTTAAGATCACCAGACCTTCAGCTTTTCCATTTAGTCAACAAAACTGTACTGAGTGCCTACTGGTGTGGTTGTACCCTATTCTATGCCTGGGGGTCCAACTGGCTCTCTGCTTTTAGAATTCTTCACCCTGGGCTCTGCTGATCCAGTTCTCCACACactccccgccccacccccacacactagTCTTGACTTTGGTCTCTATCACTACCCCATCCCTcgcttcttccctccctccctccctccagctcctGGGAACTGGAGCCCCAAGTGTGTCTGACAGTTCAACCTCTGTGTAATGCAGGCTCaagtctctctcctcctcctcccttctccacaCCCCCTACACCCCCGCAACTTTGGCCAGCCGCCGGGCGACACCACGAGTTATTTCCCTGCTATTTCCCAGACCCGAAGCTCTTGGCCCCTGAACAACTGGTTTCCTCCAGGAGTTTGGGAGGAGCGCTGTGGAGCCGGCAAGGAGCAACCAGAAGCTGGGAACAGTCAGCAAGGGCAAGGGCTGCCTGGTTGGGGTAGGAGTGGGAGCAGGGCCAGCTGGAGGGTCTGAGGAAGTCATTCAGAGACAGCAGCTGGGGGAGCTGGAGAGCGGGGAGGGGTGAGTCtggcagaggaggagggtgggtgggggaggggattgTGGGAAAGCCTGGGCGCCAGCTAGGGGACCGGGTAGGGAGGGcttgtctttcctttcctttcctatgCCCTCCCAGTTCTTGGTCTGGGGCACCCACCTCTTCATCCCGTCACACTACGCTCAGCCCCAAAGGCATGTTTGTGGAGCGGAGACCTGCTGGGTTCCACCTGGGTGGGGCACGAGGTGGGTCCCAAGATTCTGGGTTCCGACTCTGGTCCTGCCCAGCCCACAGACTACAAGAGGATCCTGGCGTCTGGGCCTCCGGGGTCATCACCATGAGGCCACTTCTTGCCCTGCTGCTTCTGGGGCTGGTGTCAGGCTCTCCTCCACTGGATGACAACAAGATCCCCAGCCTGTGTCCCGGGCAGCCCGGCCTTCCAGGCACACCAGGCCACCACGGCAGCCAAGGCCTGCCTGGCCGCGACGGTCGTGATGGCCGCGACGGTGCGCCCGGAGCTCCGGGCGAGAAAGGCGAGGGCGGGAGGCCGGGTAAGAAAGTCTTCGCCGAAGTCCATGGGGACCTCCTAGCGAGCACCGCGGCTGCTCTCGTGTATCCTCTGGGGCTCAGGGATCCCTCCAGGGGGCGCTACTCCCCCTCCATTCTCGCCGGCTGGGGTGGGGCGAGGTGGGCTGTGAGTGGAGAGGGTGAGTCAACCCCAGGGAATCAGAAAGCCTAGATCCCTCAACTCAGCACTTCAGATCTGCTCCCTGCAGGGGACAATAGCTAGGGAGGCTGGGAGGCTTGGGAATGGTCAATAGtcatcctcctgctctctgctgcgGCTCCTAATTTCTCCCCTTCGCCCCTTCGCCCCTTCGCCCCCAGGACTGCCTGGGCCGCGTGGGGAGCCCGGACCGCGTGGAGAGGCAGGTCCCGTGGGGGCTACCGGACCTGCGGGGGAGTGCTCCGTGCCCCCGCGATCAGCCTTCAGTGCCAAGCGCTCTGAGAGCCGAGTGCCTCCACCAGCGGACGCACCGCTACCCTTCGACCGCGTGCTGCTGAATGAGCAGGGA
This genomic stretch from Cricetulus griseus strain 17A/GY chromosome 4, alternate assembly CriGri-PICRH-1.0, whole genome shotgun sequence harbors:
- the Mfrp gene encoding membrane frizzled-related protein produces the protein MKDYSDVILCPEANELSKTEFCNPAFDPEAGPSCPAPALQKNASSSLKAPWHAQHLRRLQPDCHFSWLCILLLSGLLVLLLGLLVAIILAQFQATSLPRTTQSPLPTRGLAPKGGISSTTPNARTTTTTTSPATTQQQEVAMSPTHQITCGGLLHGPRGFFSSPNYPDLYPPHSHCVWHIQVATGQTIQLKIQALSIEGVPACLFDRLEIAPEPSGSLLRVCGKTPPATLNTNASHLRVSFVSDDDVEGSGFQAWYQAVAPGHWSCAQNEFRCDELLCLKHDLVCDGITNCADGSDEANCSAKNLGCGGNLTGLHGVFSTPNYPQHYPHQQLCTWYISVPMEYGIELQFHNFSLEAQAECKFDYVEVYEASSSRAFSFLGRFCGAKPPAPLISSQHQLAVIFKTDLGISSGGFLATYQAINTSESRCPWAEFSQDGGCWDLQWMCDLWRDCANDSNDNNCSSHLFPQTEPACEPVQVEMCLGLSYNTTAFPNIWVGLGTQSEVVDILRGYKSLTSLPCYQNFRRFLCGLLVPHCTPLGTVLPPCRSVCQEAEQQCQSSLALLGTPWPFNCNRLPEAASLEACSQP
- the C1qtnf5 gene encoding complement C1q tumor necrosis factor-related protein 5; its protein translation is MRPLLALLLLGLVSGSPPLDDNKIPSLCPGQPGLPGTPGHHGSQGLPGRDGRDGRDGAPGAPGEKGEGGRPGLPGPRGEPGPRGEAGPVGATGPAGECSVPPRSAFSAKRSESRVPPPADAPLPFDRVLLNEQGHYDATTGKFTCQVPGVYYFAVHATVYRASLQFDLVKNGESIASFFQFFGGWPKPASLSGGAMVRLEPEDQVWVQVGVGDYIGIYASIKTDSTFSGFLVYSDWHSSPVFA